Proteins co-encoded in one Pieris napi chromosome 10, ilPieNapi1.2, whole genome shotgun sequence genomic window:
- the LOC125053060 gene encoding dnaJ homolog subfamily C member 9, translated as MGLLQLCEKYYNSSNLYEVLQISEKASENEVKKAYHKLSLKVHPDRVKDDEKIEATEKFKVLGAVHAILSDKEKRELYDTTNSVDDDNDNVVEDRDWSVYWRGLFKKITEEDIVAYEKEYIGSEEEKKDLKNAYLAGKGDLDYIVDHVQFARSEQEPRLRGILTDMIDQGEIPSYKIFTHEPAKKRKRRHAKENCEAQEAEEYKKELLLNSGENSLELMIKQRQESRVKRMDSFLDNLAAKYSENKPKTAKRKVASKETAAKKRRK; from the exons atgggtCTATTACAATTgtgtgaaaaatattataattcatCCAATTTATATGAGGTTCTGCAAATATCAGAAAAAGCTTCTGAAAATGAAG TTAAGAAAGCCTATCACAAATTATCCCTTAAAGTTCACCCTGATAGAGTGAAAGATGATGAAAAAATAGAAGCAacagaaaaatttaaagttttgggGGCAGTCCATGCAATCCTTAGTGATAAAGAGAAACGAGAATTATATGACACTACTAACAGTGTAGATGATGATAATGACAATGTCGTAGAGGATAGAGATTGGTCAGTGTACTGGAGAGGgctattcaaaaaaataactgaAGAAGATATAGTTGCCTATGAAAAAGAATATATTG gttctgaagaagaaaaaaaagatttaaaaaatgcataTCTAGCTGGTAAGGGGGATTTGGATTATATTGTGGATCACGTCCAATTTGCAAGATCTGAGCAAGAACCCCGACTACGAGGTATTTTAACT GATATGATTGATCAAGGAGAAATAccatcatataaaatatttacacatgAGCCAGCCAAAAAGCGTAAGCGTAGACATGCTAAAGAAAATTGtgaggcacaggaggctgaagAATATAAGAAGGAGTTGTTACTGAATTCAG GTGAAAATAGTTTGGAGTTAATGATTAAACAAAGACAAGAGTCACGGGTTAAGCGAATGGATTCATTTCTTGATAATTTGGCTGCAAAATATAGTGAAAATAAACCTAAGACAGCAAAACGAAAAGTAGCATCTAAAGAAACAGCAGCAAAAAAACGAAGGAAATGA